The Deinococcus ruber region GCCTGAATATCGAGCTGCCCGGCGGGACCGACGACGCGGCGTATCTGGACGCGCTGGAATCGCGGGCCTTTCCGGCGCTGCGACACTTTCGCCCCGACCTGCTGTACTTTCTTGCCGGGGCCGACGTTCTGGCGGGCGATCAGCTGGGCAAGCTGGCCCTGACGCTGGGCGGCGTGCAGCAGCGAGACGAGCGGGTGTATGCGCTGGCCCGCGAACTGGGTGTGCCGCACGTGACCGTGATGGCGGGCGGCTACAACCACGATCCCGAACAGGTGGTGGCTGCCCGGCTGAACACCCTGCGGGCGTGGCTGGCTGTGGTTCCGGCCTCAAACTGAGCCGTGATCCTGGCGCGGGTGCTGGCTTCATTCATCCGGCGTCAGCCAGCGCGGGGCAGCATGAACGGGTGTCTTTTCTCCGTGTCTGCGCCGTACCCTTAAGTGCCATGATCCTCACCGTGACTTCCCCTGTCAGCGCCGTCGCCTCGGCGCTCCCGGCCCCGGCCCTGTCGAGCCTGACGCTGCCGATCACGCTGCCGATGTCGAGCCTGAAGGCGGCGGCACTGGCGCGGGTGCCCGACATTCTGGCGAGCATCGATCAGCAGCAGACTTTCGCGGGTGGCCTCATCACCGTTCACCTGACGGGCGAGGTGCGGCGCAGCGGCGACCTGACCCTGACGCCCGACGGCGACGGTCTGCGCCTGAGCCTGCCGATCTCGGCCACCTTCCGCGCCGCGCCGATTGGCCTGGGTGACTTCCTGACCCGCGATTTCAAGGGCGCGGCGGTCATCACGGCGCATGTCACGCCCGTAATTTCCGAAGACTGGAATGCGGGCGTGAAGGTGCAGGCCGACTACCACTGGACTGACCCACTGAGCTTCGAACTGATGAAAGGTGTGACCATTCAGGTGCAGACGCTGATCGATCCTCAGCTCCGCGCCCGGCTGGGCAGCATCTCGGAGGGCATGAACACCGCCGCCCGCAGCGGTCTGAAACTGCGCGAGCGGGCGACGCAGCTGTGGGGCCAACTGGCGCAGCCCTGGACGCTGCCGGGCGTGGAAGGCGGCTCGGCGCAGATTCGCCCCCAGGGTCTGACGGTCACGCCCCTGGCCTTCACGCCCGACGCCGCGACCCTGACGCTGGGCAGCAGCTTTCTGGCGAGTGCCAGCCTGGGCACGCGGCCCGCGCCCGTGCCCGCGTCGCCGCTGCCCCCGCTGAAGATCGGGGTGCCGCAGGGCCGGGGCGTGCAGCTTCTGCTGCCGGTGTCGCTGGCGTATCC contains the following coding sequences:
- a CDS encoding DUF4403 family protein, with the translated sequence MILTVTSPVSAVASALPAPALSSLTLPITLPMSSLKAAALARVPDILASIDQQQTFAGGLITVHLTGEVRRSGDLTLTPDGDGLRLSLPISATFRAAPIGLGDFLTRDFKGAAVITAHVTPVISEDWNAGVKVQADYHWTDPLSFELMKGVTIQVQTLIDPQLRARLGSISEGMNTAARSGLKLRERATQLWGQLAQPWTLPGVEGGSAQIRPQGLTVTPLAFTPDAATLTLGSSFLASASLGTRPAPVPASPLPPLKIGVPQGRGVQLLLPVSLAYPQLSQLATQYAARQEFPLPLPFRPALKVQDIALSSSGPGHLNAAVRLSVRALGLSIPATVDVSGTPHLEGTVLTLEHVTVKTRPSGVTARVLGWLADARVQTLLGKQARFDLGPALEGARASIQARLPYTAAPGVTLAGRVEHLALKSVSVDTAGVLALAEAQGTLAARVEVK